A region of the Gopherus flavomarginatus isolate rGopFla2 chromosome 3, rGopFla2.mat.asm, whole genome shotgun sequence genome:
aagaggttgggATGTGAGAGGAGGTGAACGCTCCGGtatggagccagggatgaggtgtttggggtacaggagggggctgtggactAGGGATGGAACAGAGGGGGGTTGgaatctgggagggggctctgggctgaggcagagggtcagggtgtgggagggggtacaggctctgagcTGTAGTACgggttccagggtggggccataaatgagggattcagggtacaggagggggatctgggtgctgcaggggttggggtgaaggggaggagagggggctccaggctggggctgaggggtttggagagcagaagggggctccaggctagggcaggggatgaggattCCAGCTGGGGccgtgggctctggggtgaggctgaggggtttggggtgcaggagggtgctccgggctgggaccgacgggttcagagggcaggagggggatcagggctagggcagggggttggggcatgggaggagggcagggatgCAGGTTCCAGGtcgcacttacctcaagcagctcctggaagcaacggcatgtcctccctctggctcctatgcggaggcgtggccaggtggctctacaCACTGCCCCACCcgcaggccccacccctgcagcttccattggcagcagctgctggccaatgggagctgcagagccggcccTTGAGTCCCCTGGCTGCTCCTATGCCGAGGAGCCAGAGGGGGCacgtgctgctgcttctgggagccatgcggaGCTCTGGAGGGcactcgagggccagattaaaaggtctgatggCCCGGACAcggcccgcgggctgtagtttgcacACCCCAGTTCTAGATATTGGGGTCTCCAACTCAAGTTGGGGAGGTGAATAAGAAAGATATAGTAAGATTTTCAACCTTCACAGAAAGGATGGTTGGGACAGATTTGGATGTCTACTCCAAACTAGAATATCAGTGTGATATCACAGGTAACACAACCAATCACAAACTTGACTGTACacctaatttgcatgcaacagtgTCACTGGTCGTATAagggagactgcacagatggtggattacttggcccaacTGCCTCACCCCCTGCGACAAACATGGGCATTCAACTGCTAGCAAGATAAAATGCTCTTCTTGTTCAATGTTTCCAAGCACTACAACATCTGTGCAAACTTATGGCACCTACACTTGACCAGACTGTAGGATGACAGCACATTTTACTCAACTGGCTGTAGCTATTTCTGACAATGATTCATTACAAAAAATGCTTTTACTGCATAAGGTGTTTTACTCAACTATCTGTCTTTGTGTTTCCTAATGTTTCATCCATTATACCAAAAGCTTCAGCAGATACCTCTGATTAAAGTGAACAATAATGAAAAATGAACTCAGTTTAATTCACCTAAGAGCCGAAAGGACTTCACAGCCATTAGTTATTTTTCAGTTCTTCTAAAATATATAGCTAGTGCACTCATGGGGAGCACAAAGTTAATGGAAGAGATAGCATGCTATATACTATAATTCATAACAGGGAATTATAGGATCTATTTCTCTCCATCTGGGAGGGTAGGACTTGTTACTCAAAAGACAGTTAAACTTGTAAACGGTGGCAGTCTTGCTAACCTTTATTAGCAGTGGTAAATAGAATAATGCACAGCTCCTGTGTATTCATACAATTTATTGCGTATTTCTAACCAATTTAAGAATTGTCTACATTATTAAACATTTCAGACATAGCTTCAAGAGTATCACAAGTTAGGAGTCTAATTTTGTCCATTGGGGGCTGGACTCTAAAATTGCAAGGAACGCCTGGAGAAGTTTTATTTCTGAGTTGTCTTCAGCTTTTAACTCAATCATTTTCTTAAAAGTAAACAAAGCCCCCTCTTCCCCTTCTTCCCTCTCATGTGCATTTATTGCCTCATTCATACGTGCTTATACCTGCCGTTCTCTCTTCCCAGGCCCATACACCTCAGACCACAGTGAGGAGCTTAGTATAAATACATCGCTAGTTTTACACCTTCTTCCATTTTCTGTGTCTTTGGACTACCTTCCACCTTCCTTTTTTCAGGGATCTTTTGGAATCCTACTCTCCCCACTCCAAAGGCCTCACTCCAATTAAGGTGGACTGAATATGGAGTCAGTCCAAGCTGGCCTGCCATTTAGCTAGAGGGAATTGCCAGAAAGCAATACAAACTGCTCCATCTCTCTAGGGGTAGAATACGCTTCTTCTACAGGGGTTTCAGGCCTGCTGGCAAGTGGAGCAGGAAACTTAACTCTTGCATattaaggcctcaatcctgcactcTGATCCAGATGGGTGCACTGCTGCACCCACATGAAGTCTGAGGGGACACAGCATAGGTACAGCAGTCTGCCTGTATGATCACAATGCAAAAACAGCCTAATTTGCTGTTCCTAGACTGCCTGCTTGTACCCCCTCCTATCTGctaatgcaggggtcagcaacctttcagaagtgctgtatcgagtcttcatttattcactctaatttaaggtttcgcgtgccagtaacacattttaacgtttttagatggtcttgctctacaagtctatattatataactaaactattgttgcatgtaaactaaacaaggttttaaaaatgtttaagaagcttcgtttaaaattaaattaaattgcagatcttatcagtttagtgtagTGGTTCTTAACCTGATGTGCATGAACTCTCTGGGGGTGCAAGATGCCCTTtgtgaaaacacaaattaagcacaggcacgtaagtacaactactttgtttatATACaaagttttcaagtttttaagctaACTGAAGTGTAATTTTTTAATAAGGGCTGCAGAGCACTGGGCCCAGGCCagaagcagagccctgggctggctgctggtaCCCTAGGCCAGCaggagggctgagcagggccagaggcCTGGAACCCGGCTAGCAGGAGGCCGGGCAGCCGGAACCCCGACCAGCAGCGAGGTGAGCAGGGCCAGCTGCTGGTATCCCAagttggcagcaggctgagtggagccagtggccagaaccccagatcggcagtgggctgagctgcttggCCCGTCGCCAGTCTGTGGCTCtggccgccggctcctgccagccggggtcctggctgctagccccgctcagcccactgccggccaggggttccgttcacccaggacggcagcaggctgagcggggccagtggcCAAGGCAGCAACGTGCCAGTAAAAGTCAGCTCACATGCTcacgtaggttgctgaccccgtgCTAATCCCTTCCTTTTCTTCTATTTGCTTCATCTTCCTCCTGTTCGTTTCTATCCCGTTCCACCAGCATCATAAGGtgcacccagcagcagcagtacaaAGCCAATAAAcactattcctgggggaattctctgacaaaaagagagaaaagaaggaCACTGTCCCCTCTATGCAAATAAGATCATCTATTTATGCACACAGAGTAGACCATCGAACTACTATTCACCAACAATTCAGGTATTCTATGTTTAATCAAGAGTGGAACTTTCTTTGTATGAATTCTATTCTAGCAAATTTCTGCCTAAAGTTCAAATCATTCAATTAATTTCAACAGACTTTTGCTTCACTCTGCTTACAGTGACCCTTGGCTTCTCTATAAGCCACTGTGCTATTGGAATGCCACAAATCATCTACCAGGTCAGTTTTGATATTGCATTCATAGAATAGTAACATTacccctccccttctgctctgagaaagtaaatgaggaaaaggagaaaagaattCACCGCTATCCCATGGAGAAAAAGGTGAAGAGGAAATCCTGTTCCAGGTTCTTAGTGTAGCTACTGCACAACAACTGTGTTTTCTATGGTGTAGGCCTTGCATGAAcaatgaaagaaaacagaagaaagGAAACAGGGGTTAACAATGGACCAAGCATGAATTCACAAGTGGCTTCATAAATAATATGTAGCTGGTACATAAAGAAATATTAAGAAGAGGAGTACTGTGTGGTAGGCTTGcagctttgctttgctttctatCACACTTTGTAGCACATGGATAGCTCATGATCTATACGGAGATTAGTTCACAAAATTAGTAAGCCAATCATAAAGCATGTAAAGCATGTGTTAAATCTGTTTCAGAATGCGTCTATTCTGATTTACCCACCCCCCCTTCACCTGAGCCTGATCACCTCAGGTGTAGCTTTATGAAATGCCAAATAAAAAGCCTCAGAGACGAGGCCAGGTTCAAACCTAGTTTTTGGATTCCAGAGAACTGAATCAAGTATTTTCCCAGAACTGGATGAGGTGTTTCAGATAAGCCAAGTGGAAAAGGTCTCAGAGGGAATCCCAACATATAGAAGGGATGTTTTCTTTTATATACCCATCCCATTATTGCTACTCATTGTTCACAATGTTGGGAGCCTTTATAGACACAATCCACCAGCTGTCAACATAGTTTTAGGCACTCCGTCCATTAGACCTACTCAGAGCAAAACCCAcaaagagttttgccattgactgttCCCTGCCGTCTTGCAGGTTCACCATCCAACCTGCCTGTCTATTCAGCATGTGAGAGTCAGGATTAGATAGAGTATTAAAATTTAGAGAAATCTTTCTCTCAGAAGTCCTAACAGAGCTAACctgtcatttttgtttttaaaaactgtgttAACAGTTAAAATATATCATTGGCGTAATACTCTacatgatttcagctctcagaatTCACTTCAATTTCAATTTCAATTACTTGTTATACTTAAAACCTTCTAAGTGTGGTGTCTTGTGGTATTGCTAGCTTTAATACAGAAACATTAAAGCTCTCaggcacttttaaaaagaaagaccttagcggggggaggaatagctcagtggtttactAAAtgcaaggttgtgagttcaatccttgagggggccactttgggatctggggcaaaatcagtacttggtcctgctagtgaaggcaggaaactagactcaataacctttcagggtcccttccagttccatgagataggtatatctccatatagttTAATTAGCCATGTGAGAGGCAAGAAGTATTAGTTCTAGAATCTTGATGGAAATGGTGACTTGAAACAATCAGGTCAATTAATTAACTGCagataatatttcctttgtttactAAATCAGTtacttttaaatgtaaaacatgttgataaactttttaaaatgtatccagcatttttaaagtagttttatttaattaaaatttttaaatgcttatttttgtgcattaattgaatttgaatttccatccaaatagagcttaacacaaatcaaaagtaaaaaattaatcgaatgagaaatgcatcattcaccattttatgacataataaaaatataaaaattattaacctgaataaaaataaattaagctatactattgcttaaataaatgtgtacagaTGTAGTGTATCCTCCTGGCTACCAAAAAGGAGGACCAAATTTAGCATAAATGTTATATTCAGTTTAAATaatatgttttaatggttaccagcgtttctttaggaaaataactacaaaagtacaaatgcaaaacacaaaACAAGTTTTGCTTTCTGATTTAAATCCTgtttaaaattgattatttaaattgctttgatttaaatcaatgcaCCCTGTCATGACAGAAGTAAGCCAACTAAACAAAGCAACATCATCAGACTTGCAAGCTAACTATAAAAGATCACTGCCACACTCCAGCAAACATTACAAAATGTTACCAAAGACTTCCTTAAAAATAACACCGATTTTTCTGAATTTCCTTTCCTTGTAACTAAACAGGTTAGTGCACCCCCAGTTTCACTAGGTggaaaattgctacaaattgggATAGCAAAGACAGATACATTTCCAATGGATtatttttcatgggaaatttttgtttgtttaaattgagCTGGTTACCATCATACCTACTGTCACTTTCCTCCTTTGATACAATTAGTTTACAACCCTGTAAAGCACACCACTTCCAACTTTTCCCTCTGATATGTTTACCAGTTTTCATTATGGCAAAAGGTTATTTTTTTCctagaaacaaggtgggtgaccttttattggagcaacttcggtagatgagagagacaagctttctagctaCATGGAGCTCTTATTCACCGGTCCTGGTACAATGGGAGTGCTGGAGCATCTACTCTTCTCTATTTATGTGGAAGAACTGGAGGCCAAAAGCAAACACTGGCCTGATCCAGCAGGGTCTAGGTATTGGATCTGGTGCTGTGGTGCCATGGTGCAGTATGGTCAGGGGTTCATTGGTGCAAGTCAGAACAGGGACAGGTTTCAGGGACAGTTCTTCTAGATTTCCACTCTTGAATTGGGGGCCCAAGGTTGGCTGGGATCCAGCGGGACCCAGGTGCCAGCTCTGGAGTTCTGCAGCCGGGGCCCCACCAGACTGTGGCGGGGTCTAGGTGCTTTGGGCACTACAGGCACTTACACGTTCAGCCAGTGGAACTCGAGAGGCTGGGGGCAAACTTGGCACGTTCTAGCTTGGATTTAAATCCAGCCCGAAGCACCTGGTCTAGGGAATAGCAACGGCTGTGATCCTGGCCATCCCACCCCCGGATCGCGTAgctcccccagggcagggggctcccagcctgcGGGTGACAGGctgctgctccccgcccccccagcactcactgcttGTAGGGGTCGTGGAAGGGCAGCGCCAGCCAGTCCCCGTGCATGTCGTGCATGTACTCGGCCATCTCCTCGGGGCTGCGGTCGGACGAGATGAAGACGACCTCGAACGGGGCCGGCGGGCGGGCGCCCTCCAGCAGCTCGCTGTAGAAGTCGCACAGGACGGGGGTGAAGTCCCGGCACGGGGAGCACCAGCCGGCCGAGAAGTACAAGCCCACGATCTTGTTCTGCAAAACCTCCTCGGGATCCACGGCGCGCCCGTCCCGCGTGAGCAGGGGCCGCCCGCTGAACACATCCACCATCCTGCCGCCGGAGCCCAGGCTAGGACGGGCCACGCGCTTCTCGGAGGGGCGAGTCCTCGGCTAAGGTAGGCGAGGGGCGTAGGCAGACTCCTTCCCTAGGGCCCCAGCCCGCGCCAGCATCTCACCGCCCGGGCACCGGCTCTGCACGGAAGGCGCCTGCCTGCTCCCTGTCCGCTCGCTTCTTCTCCGCTGCCGCCGCCCGGTGCGAGCGCCTCAGGGctagtggggagaggggagcgcGGTGTCACCTGCGGCGCAGCGAACAGTCTGGGGAAAGTCCGAGCTGCGTCTGGAGCGGGGCCAGGCCGGAGCGCGGGCGGGCGCGACCCAACCTGCCCCCGGGCGCAGATGCGTTTCGTAAGGCGCCCGCCGCGCTTGGAAGCGCACACAGCCCGGGGCAAGGCAGAGCGGTCACAATCCCTGCCCCGCGCGGGAAcagcaccagcccctgccagccgCTTGGGGTCATGCTCCAGGCTGGCCCTAGCGCTGCCTCTGAGGTCTAAAGGGATTAAAAAGTGAACCAGAATCTCAATGGAAAAAACTCACCCTAGCGCAAAATCTCATTTCTGCTCAGCACGAGGGGCGGTGCCTGCATCACTGCTCCAGCTTCGCCGGAGTCACAGCTACTGCACCTGCAGCTCCTCTTCCCTTCAGCTCCACCCTCCAACTGCCCTGAGACACACTCggctcctgccactgactgacagCAACATCTGCCAATCGCTGCTGCTGGGCTCTAAGAGGTTAGCTGCTGACCCAGGCCTCACACACACGCTGCTTTGGGCTCAGTTTCTATTTTAGGGAAGACACTAATTACAAATCCAAGGCACTATGGAAACAGAAAATGTCCCATTTTAAAGCACAAACTTATTCAAGTTCCATTGTAATGCCCCAATTTTTTCTTATTCACTCAGCTGATAAACCAAAACCTCAAGACAAAACTTTATCAAAAAAGGAACGAGCAGTTTCTGGATGCTGTTTTGTGTTAGAATAACTTCAAAAcctgtatcagagaggtagccgtgttagtctgggtctgtaaaagcagcaaagaatcctgtggcaccttatagactaacagacgttttggagcatgagctttcgtgggtgaatacccacttcatcagatgcatgtgacaaagtgggtattcacccacaaaagctcatgctccaaaacgtctgttagtctataaggtgccacaggattctttgctgctttttcaaaagCTGTATGGATTTTGTTTCTTTAGAACTTCAAACttgccccagacccaccccctcATTCTAGAGGAACAGATAGTCTAGCAAGAGCCAATTGAGGGAGCCTGTTCAAGCTGCACCTTTAACATACATGTTCTTTTATTAGACTTTTACATCCATATCTAGTCAATCACTCTTTTCCTTCCCCCAACCAAAGACAAAATGGAAGTTATGTCCCAAAATTTCAAACCTgagtgggtgcctaaagttaggtggCTAATTCTAGATTTGGGCACCTAAgcaaaatggcctgatttttatGAAAAGTAAACTGGTAAAACAAATGTGTTAATAGGGACTGGAAGTGctcagtacctttgaaaatca
Encoded here:
- the NXNL2 gene encoding nucleoredoxin-like protein 2 — protein: MVDVFSGRPLLTRDGRAVDPEEVLQNKIVGLYFSAGWCSPCRDFTPVLCDFYSELLEGARPPAPFEVVFISSDRSPEEMAEYMHDMHGDWLALPFHDPYKHDLKKKYNITAIPKLVIVKQTGEVITDKGRKQIRERGLSCFQNWLEGADVFQNFSN